In Paenibacillus sonchi, a single genomic region encodes these proteins:
- a CDS encoding NucA/NucB deoxyribonuclease domain-containing protein, with product MKSKKFIPSLIITVLLLIAAYWFEQNGDLPGSRPAAEDTDVVQLMFPSDRFPETARHIQEAIRSGESSICTIDRQEADENRKESLKGVPTKKGYDRDEWPMAMCEEGGSGADIEYITPSDNRGAGSWVGNQLEGLPDGTRVEFMFK from the coding sequence GTGAAGTCCAAGAAATTCATCCCAAGTCTCATCATCACAGTGCTGCTCTTGATTGCCGCTTACTGGTTCGAACAGAACGGTGATCTGCCTGGCAGCCGGCCGGCTGCAGAAGATACAGACGTTGTCCAGTTGATGTTCCCGAGCGACCGTTTCCCGGAGACGGCCCGCCACATTCAGGAAGCTATCCGCAGCGGGGAGTCTAGTATCTGCACGATTGACCGGCAGGAAGCAGACGAAAACCGCAAGGAATCTCTAAAGGGGGTGCCCACCAAAAAAGGCTATGACCGTGACGAATGGCCGATGGCCATGTGCGAGGAAGGCGGCAGCGGAGCCGACATTGAATACATAACGCCTAGCGACAACCGGGGCGCCGGAAGCTGGGTTGGCAACCAGCTGGAGGGACTGCCCGACGGTACGCGGGTAGAATTCATGTTTAAATAG
- a CDS encoding YjfB family protein: MDIAALSVSMNQAGLKQAVGLQVLSIAKNQAEIQGQNLAQMLSQSLDPNLGKTLDIKV; encoded by the coding sequence ATGGATATTGCCGCTCTATCGGTATCGATGAACCAGGCCGGTCTGAAACAGGCTGTAGGCCTGCAGGTGCTCAGCATTGCCAAGAATCAGGCTGAAATCCAGGGTCAGAATTTAGCGCAAATGCTTTCACAGAGCTTGGACCCAAACTTAGGAAAAACACTTGATATTAAGGTTTGA
- a CDS encoding ImmA/IrrE family metallo-endopeptidase yields MHSYYQMTALEKWTEDLYERLEIVKPAQISIAYIAERLNIWVHYLDVRSKGIEASAGMYSMFIDNRLPEELQRLEFLHELCHLLRHAGSHTLMPEQFTQAEKDESERFILYAAMPYSMISKMTLPELREDAIQELAAAFQVPCELALQRIDQIQRRVFQGQLIAVMERNEDRKLIHRHIR; encoded by the coding sequence ATGCATTCCTATTATCAAATGACTGCTCTGGAGAAGTGGACGGAGGATTTGTATGAACGGCTGGAGATCGTGAAGCCGGCACAAATATCGATTGCCTATATTGCCGAGCGCCTGAATATCTGGGTTCATTATCTGGATGTGAGGAGTAAAGGGATCGAGGCCTCTGCCGGGATGTACAGCATGTTCATCGACAATCGGCTTCCTGAAGAACTGCAGCGCCTGGAATTCCTGCACGAGCTTTGCCACCTGCTCCGTCATGCCGGCAGCCACACACTGATGCCTGAGCAATTCACGCAAGCAGAGAAGGATGAATCGGAGCGGTTTATTCTGTATGCAGCCATGCCTTACTCTATGATCTCGAAGATGACACTGCCCGAGCTGCGGGAAGATGCGATTCAGGAGCTTGCCGCAGCTTTTCAGGTCCCTTGCGAGCTGGCTCTGCAGCGGATTGACCAGATTCAGCGCCGGGTATTCCAGGGACAGCTGATTGCCGTGATGGAGCGGAACGAGGACAGAAAATTAATCCACAGACATATTCGGTGA
- the pyrE gene encoding orotate phosphoribosyltransferase, with protein MSPLLNKSEQIARYLLKIGAVALRPQDPFTWTSGIKSPIYCDNRLTLSFPEVRGYIADAFVETIASTYPDAEVIAGTATAGIPHAAWVADKLNLPMAYIRDKAKGHGKQNQIEGLISPGQKVIVIEDLISTGGSSIKAAQAVQEAGGVPLVVLAIFSYELDRATEAFAAAGVPLQTLSNYTTLIDVALGQGTIADTDVELLQSWRKDPASFGVQK; from the coding sequence ATGAGCCCATTATTGAATAAAAGTGAACAAATTGCCCGTTACCTGCTGAAGATCGGTGCGGTAGCGCTGCGTCCGCAGGACCCTTTTACCTGGACCTCCGGCATTAAATCACCTATCTACTGTGATAACCGTCTGACACTGTCCTTCCCGGAAGTCCGGGGCTACATCGCCGACGCCTTCGTCGAGACAATTGCCAGCACCTACCCGGATGCTGAAGTTATTGCAGGCACAGCTACTGCGGGCATCCCGCATGCGGCCTGGGTAGCAGACAAGCTGAACCTGCCGATGGCTTACATCCGCGACAAGGCCAAAGGCCACGGCAAGCAGAACCAGATCGAGGGCCTGATCTCCCCGGGACAGAAGGTCATTGTAATCGAGGACCTGATCTCCACCGGCGGCAGCTCTATCAAGGCCGCTCAGGCTGTACAGGAAGCGGGAGGCGTTCCGCTGGTCGTGCTGGCTATTTTCAGCTACGAGCTGGACCGCGCCACCGAAGCGTTCGCGGCAGCAGGTGTGCCGCTGCAGACCCTGTCCAACTACACCACTCTAATTGATGTAGCCCTGGGGCAGGGAACCATCGCCGACACGGATGTGGAGCTGCTGCAATCCTGGCGTAAAGATCCGGCATCGTTTGGTGTGCAGAAGTAA
- the pyrF gene encoding orotidine-5'-phosphate decarboxylase, with protein MEQAATQHGLETVAQVEKREEMAGRLMVALDVPDVEQASLLIDKLEGIPCYMKVGMQLFYAAGPGFIRELKARGYSVFLDVKMHDIPNTVRGGAESLTLLGVDMFNVHAAGGTAMMAAALEGAAKAVSLHPSLHIPLIIAVTQLTSTSQEMMNREIGISGTVKDTVVRYARLAAEAGLHGVVASPQEAAVIAAACGPDFRTVTPGIRPAGASLDDQSRVMTPGQAIRQGSHFLVVGRPITAAADPRQAALTIIEEMTQA; from the coding sequence ATGGAGCAGGCTGCCACGCAGCATGGGCTTGAGACGGTTGCACAAGTTGAAAAGCGGGAGGAAATGGCCGGGCGGCTGATGGTTGCCCTCGATGTTCCGGATGTGGAACAGGCGAGTCTGTTAATCGATAAGCTGGAAGGCATTCCATGTTATATGAAGGTGGGCATGCAGCTGTTTTATGCAGCAGGCCCCGGCTTCATCAGAGAGCTGAAGGCGCGCGGTTATTCCGTCTTTCTGGATGTCAAAATGCATGATATCCCCAACACCGTTCGCGGCGGGGCAGAGAGCCTGACCCTGCTGGGCGTGGATATGTTCAACGTGCACGCAGCCGGGGGAACGGCGATGATGGCTGCTGCGCTCGAAGGTGCGGCCAAGGCCGTCAGCCTGCACCCGTCGCTGCATATTCCGCTCATTATCGCAGTCACACAGCTTACAAGCACCAGCCAGGAGATGATGAACCGTGAGATCGGCATATCCGGGACGGTAAAGGACACCGTTGTGCGGTATGCCAGGCTAGCGGCTGAGGCGGGCCTGCACGGCGTTGTGGCCTCCCCGCAGGAAGCGGCAGTCATTGCTGCTGCCTGCGGCCCGGACTTCCGTACAGTGACGCCTGGGATACGTCCTGCCGGAGCTTCCCTGGATGACCAGTCCCGTGTCATGACACCTGGTCAAGCGATCCGCCAGGGCAGCCACTTCCTGGTCGTCGGACGACCGATTACGGCGGCAGCAGATCCGCGCCAGGCCGCACTTACCATTATTGAGGAGATGACCCAAGCATGA
- the carB gene encoding carbamoyl-phosphate synthase large subunit, translating into MPKNDKLKKILVIGSGPIVIGQAAEFDYAGTQACQALKEEGVEVVLINSNPATIMTDTNMADKVYIEPITLEFVTGIIRQERPDGLLPTLGGQTGLNMAVELARAGVLEQENVKLLGTQLESIEKAEDRDLFRELMRELEQPVPESTIITSVEEAMGFAAGIGYPLIVRPAYTLGGTGGGICDNEEELRETVKAGIRYSPIGQCLVEKSIAGMKEVEYEVMRDANDNCIVVCNMENFDPVGVHTGDSIVVAPSQTLSDREYQMLRSASLKIIRALNIEGGCNVQFALDPQSYQYYVIEVNPRVSRSSALASKATGYPIAKMAAKIALGYTLDEIVNPVTGQTYACFEPTLDYIVSKIPRWPFDKFIYANRKLGTQMKATGEVMAIGRTFEESIHKAIRSLEIGLHRFRLPGAEQLEDSVLRTRLAKADDERLFLIAEAFRRGYGLQEIQDITSVDWWFLSKIEGLVNFEEVIRSEAALSPETLYQAKRKGFTDRAIAEIRAEGRPGLEQTKESEVRVLRLQQGLVPVFKMVDTCAAEFEASTPYYYSTYETENEVIHSNKQKVIVLGSGPIRIGQGIEFDYSTVHAVWAIQKAGYEAVIINNNPETVSTDFNTSDRLYFEPLFFEDVMNVIAQENPIGVIVQFGGQTAINLAAPLAAAGVNILGTSLDSIDEAEDRKKFEALLARLDIAQPKGKTVINIDEAVETAQSLGYPVLVRPSYVLGGRAMEIVYNDTELLNYMAEAVKVNPEHPVLIDRYMLGKEVEVDAICDGETVVIPGIMEHVERAGVHSGDSIAVYPPQYLDEGLKQKIADITIKIAKELKTVGLVNIQFVIYQNEVYVIEVNPRSSRTVPFLSKVTGIPMAHLATKTILGGKLKEEGYTEGLWPESDYVSVKVPVFSFAKLRRVEPTLGPEMKSTGEVMGRDKLYAKALYKGLIGAGMKIPATGAIIVTVADKDKAEAVELMKGFHAMGYKIIATGGTALALEQAGLNVMNVNKLDEGEPTILDLIRSGQANFVFNTLTKGKTPERDGFRIRREAVENGVVCMTSLDTVTALLRMLQTINFSSQSMPAFVGQ; encoded by the coding sequence AACACTGGGGGGACAGACCGGACTGAACATGGCTGTGGAGCTGGCCCGCGCAGGCGTACTGGAGCAGGAGAACGTGAAGCTGCTGGGTACACAGCTGGAATCCATCGAGAAGGCGGAGGACCGCGATTTGTTCCGCGAGCTGATGCGCGAGCTGGAGCAGCCGGTACCGGAGAGTACGATCATCACCAGTGTGGAGGAAGCCATGGGCTTCGCAGCCGGAATCGGCTACCCGCTGATCGTCCGCCCTGCGTACACGCTGGGTGGAACGGGCGGCGGGATTTGCGACAACGAGGAAGAGCTGCGCGAGACTGTCAAAGCAGGTATCCGGTACAGCCCGATCGGCCAATGCTTAGTGGAGAAGAGCATCGCCGGCATGAAGGAAGTCGAATATGAGGTGATGCGCGACGCGAACGACAACTGTATCGTGGTCTGCAACATGGAGAACTTTGACCCGGTTGGCGTACACACAGGCGACAGTATTGTCGTAGCGCCAAGCCAGACCCTGTCGGACCGTGAGTACCAGATGCTGCGCAGCGCCTCCTTGAAGATCATCCGTGCGCTGAACATCGAAGGCGGCTGCAATGTGCAGTTCGCGCTCGACCCGCAGAGCTACCAGTATTATGTGATTGAAGTGAACCCGCGTGTCAGCCGTTCCTCGGCGCTGGCATCGAAGGCTACCGGTTATCCGATTGCCAAGATGGCAGCCAAAATCGCCCTGGGCTACACGCTGGATGAAATCGTCAATCCGGTTACCGGCCAGACGTATGCTTGCTTCGAGCCGACACTGGACTATATCGTCAGCAAAATTCCGCGCTGGCCGTTTGACAAGTTCATCTATGCGAACCGCAAGCTGGGCACGCAGATGAAAGCAACCGGTGAGGTTATGGCGATTGGCCGTACCTTCGAAGAGTCGATTCACAAGGCGATCCGTTCCCTGGAAATCGGCCTCCACCGTTTCAGGCTTCCTGGCGCAGAGCAGCTGGAAGACAGTGTGCTGCGCACAAGACTTGCCAAGGCAGATGATGAGCGCCTGTTCCTGATTGCTGAAGCGTTCCGCCGTGGTTACGGCCTGCAGGAGATTCAGGATATTACCAGCGTGGACTGGTGGTTCCTCTCCAAGATCGAAGGCCTGGTGAACTTTGAAGAGGTGATCCGCAGCGAAGCAGCACTGTCGCCGGAAACACTCTATCAAGCGAAGCGCAAGGGTTTCACTGACCGAGCGATTGCCGAGATCCGCGCCGAAGGACGTCCTGGCCTTGAGCAGACGAAGGAATCCGAGGTGCGCGTGCTGCGTCTGCAGCAGGGGCTGGTTCCGGTATTCAAAATGGTGGATACCTGCGCCGCTGAATTCGAAGCCTCTACGCCATACTATTACTCGACCTACGAAACTGAGAATGAGGTTATTCATTCCAATAAGCAGAAAGTAATCGTGCTGGGCTCCGGTCCGATCCGCATCGGCCAGGGCATCGAATTCGACTATTCTACGGTTCATGCGGTTTGGGCGATTCAAAAAGCCGGCTATGAAGCTGTAATTATCAATAACAATCCGGAGACAGTTTCTACGGACTTCAATACCTCGGACCGGTTGTACTTTGAACCGCTGTTCTTTGAGGATGTCATGAATGTTATTGCCCAGGAAAATCCAATCGGGGTCATCGTCCAATTCGGCGGCCAGACGGCAATTAACCTGGCTGCACCGCTGGCTGCGGCCGGTGTGAATATTCTGGGCACCAGCCTGGACAGCATCGATGAAGCCGAGGACCGCAAGAAGTTCGAAGCGCTGCTGGCCCGTCTGGATATCGCCCAACCGAAGGGCAAAACGGTCATCAACATCGATGAAGCGGTAGAGACTGCTCAATCGCTTGGCTATCCGGTGCTGGTCCGTCCTTCTTATGTACTGGGCGGCCGTGCCATGGAGATCGTATACAATGATACGGAGCTGCTGAACTACATGGCTGAAGCAGTGAAGGTCAATCCGGAGCATCCGGTGCTGATCGACCGTTACATGCTGGGCAAAGAGGTTGAAGTCGATGCCATCTGCGACGGCGAGACGGTAGTCATCCCGGGCATCATGGAGCATGTTGAGCGCGCAGGGGTTCACTCCGGCGACTCCATCGCCGTATATCCTCCGCAGTATCTGGATGAAGGCCTGAAGCAGAAGATCGCTGACATCACGATCAAGATCGCCAAAGAATTGAAAACGGTCGGGCTGGTGAATATCCAGTTTGTCATTTATCAAAATGAAGTGTATGTCATCGAGGTCAACCCGCGCTCCTCGCGTACGGTTCCTTTCCTCAGCAAGGTGACCGGCATTCCGATGGCCCATCTGGCCACCAAAACCATTCTCGGCGGCAAGCTGAAAGAGGAGGGTTACACTGAAGGCCTGTGGCCGGAGAGCGACTATGTTTCGGTCAAAGTGCCGGTGTTCTCTTTTGCCAAGCTGCGCAGAGTAGAGCCTACACTCGGACCGGAAATGAAATCGACCGGCGAGGTTATGGGCCGCGATAAACTGTATGCCAAAGCCCTCTACAAAGGGCTGATCGGGGCAGGCATGAAAATTCCAGCCACCGGAGCCATCATCGTAACGGTTGCGGACAAAGACAAGGCCGAAGCCGTAGAGCTGATGAAGGGCTTCCACGCCATGGGCTACAAAATCATTGCCACCGGCGGCACGGCCCTTGCGCTTGAACAAGCGGGCCTGAACGTGATGAACGTCAATAAGCTGGATGAGGGAGAGCCGACCATCCTCGATCTGATTCGCAGCGGTCAAGCCAACTTCGTCTTCAATACCCTGACCAAAGGTAAAACACCGGAGCGCGACGGCTTCCGCATCCGCCGTGAAGCGGTAGAGAACGGCGTCGTATGTATGACTTCGCTCGATACCGTAACTGCACTGCTGAGAATGCTTCAGACGATCAACTTCTCGTCGCAGTCGATGCCTGCTTTTGTCGGACAATAA